The Candidatus Omnitrophota bacterium genomic interval GTTCATGGCCGCTCCACAAACGTTGTTCCAGGAGAACAGGAACACGGCCAGAAAAGCGTAAAACATAAAAATGGAGGGCCTCACCAGCCCTCCATTTTCATGTTTCACTTCCGCATACGCTTTAAAAACTGTATTTGACAGTGACTGTACCATTGTGCGAAATATACTCGTCTTTGAGCGCTAGGTCATACCCCAGCTCCACGGTGGTGCTCAGGTATTCCGCCGTCAAGCTCAATCCGACATCATATGTGTTCCTGTCCGGCTTGGACCCGTTGGCCGTGAAAGATGGTCCGCCACCGGCAAATGCCGAATTGACCTCCACCTGTTCTCCCATGTAATCATGTAACCATTTAAAATACACTTCCGGCTTCATGTTGACCTTGTCCCACAGGAATGGATAAGCCGCTTTGAGCCCCAGCCCCTGCTCGAACTTATCGTATTCCTGTCCATCCACATTAAGGTTCAGCGAACCTGCCCCGTCCTCGGTATAATCATCAAGCCTGAGATGCACCCAGCTCAATGATGTGAACGGCGTGAATATAAAACCTTCGTAAGGATAATCGTACCCGATCTCGCCATATACCTGGTATTGCTGGCCATCGTATTCGGCTTCAGCGGTCCTGGATATAGCGCCAAAGTTTATATCCCTTGACCCTTTATACCAGTTCCACCCAAAAAGCCCTACAAGGTCGGCATAGACATTATCGTTGTCGACGAATACCGCGTCCGGGGTGTTATACTGCCCGTATACCAACCCTTGTACGCAGTTTATATCCGTATCGTTCACGTTCTGCTGTTTGGAATCTACCTTTGAATAGGCATACCCAAACCCTACGCCGATGTTCAGGGCTTCGGTCATAAGGCAATCATACCCGACAACAACTCCCATCATCCAGGATTTATACCCGTCTATCCCTTTGCGTTTGTCCTGGTCGGTATAGTTACCGAAACCTTTCGCCCATATGGTATTAGGTTCTTCCGCGCTTCCCGTGGATACGCCAGTCCCGCCGCCGATGCTCGACATGTGGGACACTATGGTCTGCGTCGCCCCTACACCTATATCATAAGTCGCGCTTCTCGCCCCATCGTCCACAGCCGGCATCAGATCGCTATAAGCCGAGTCAACTGCGGTCGCGCTCGTGAGCCCTTGTAGTTCGGACACGACCGTCGCCATATCACCCGTAGCACCAGCTGTATCGATCGACGCAAGCGTCTTGGCTACCGCGGCATCGTTACTTCCCGCAGCGGGGCTGACATAATCCGTAGCGGCCGTTATTACAAGGTTGTCTCCGGCGGCACTGGCCGAGGTAAAGGATAAAATAGTGCTGTTATCCGTAACGGGAATATCCGCCGCGACACCGTTCGTTCCCCCGTCGTTACCATCGACTATCGTAAGAGCCGAGCCTGTCTTCACGTACCCCGTAACGTTCACGCTAACAGTCGTGTTCGTATCTATGGTCGCGTCGCCTGTCACGTCTATATGCCCGTAGGATGTCGCGCTCGCTACGGTAGTTGACAATGTACCCGCGGCGGCCGGGGTCTGATCATATATCCCCCCTACGTCAAGCGTGTTCCCTGCCAGGGCCACATTTTCCGTAAGCGTATCCCCGGTAATGGAGCATCCTGTCCCGTCAACCGTGATGGTCCTGAGTACGGCAGATCCGCCCGTGCCGACACCGCCCGTGATGACGTTGGTCCCGTGAAGCACAAGGTCGGTAGTGGTGTTTGACGCCTGCTGGTTGGCTATATCCCCAGTTATGTCGACACCGCTGGCCAGGTCTATCGTAGTGCTGTTCCAGAGGCCTATAGGCATCCATACATCACCCTGGAAGTATATGGTATGGTTCTGCATAAGGTCTATGGTCGAGCTGTTAATAGCGTTGGTCTCCCCTATCGTTCCCGTGACGGTTATATCGCCCGTAGTATTATAGAACGCTACGGTACAGGTATTCGCCACAGCTGCATCTATACTTTTGCCCGCGTCGTTCCCTACGGTCGTGTTCCCCGCACGGAACACAAGCGCGCCGGTCGCCCCGTCAAATACGTACGCCGCATCGTTCGCGGCCGGGTCCACGGTAGCGCCCACCCCGATATGCGTCGCCGCCACGGCAAATACATCGGCCGGGCATAACACTACACCCAAAGCCAATGACAAGAACAATGATAAAGTTTTTTTACATACCCCGTACATACCCCCTCCTTTTCCCCTTTTACGCTAACGTTATTTGTAAATCATGCAACAAATATACTTAATCCGCGCGGACAAAACAAGGTTAACGTTCTCCTCAGGTCAAACACACGAAAAATAGTTAAATTATAAAAAGCATGGTTTGACGCGCGTCCCCGGACCGTAACATCCGGTCAACAGGCACTTCTGATAAAATGGAACATGAGCTCCTTTATTTCTTCCCGGCTATCTTATCAAAAGCATCGCCACACATTACACGCTGTTATCGCATATGCAAAGAACCCTTGAACGGCCGAAATAACACGCATAGAATATTACGCGCCTTCGGCGCATTTTGAGGACGGATACACCCGCCCTTATGCCCGCCTTGCCATTTCTCATACAAGCAAGATATTGGCCATGTCAAATGTGTCGTGGCCAAGTTCCGCAGCCCAAAAGGCGAGGACTGTTTGAGGCGTAGATACATTTGACATGCAGAACATGAGCTCCTTTATTTCTTCCCGACTATTTTATCAAAAGCATCTACTTTTACGGCAGGCGAGGTAGTGAACGCGATCCCGGTCATCTTTGAAAGTTCGATCGACGCCTTCATCGCCTTGGCGACATCCGCGAAATCGGCCATTATCGCGATATCATGCGCCCCCATGAGCGCGTAGATAGATTCGACCTTGCCGCCGGCTTTCTTAATGGCATTTACGCCCTTTTTGGTACGTGCCGAGCTGATGCCTTTCATGGCATCTATCGAGTATTTCCCCATCATCAAGAATTTGGCCATATCCCACCTCCTTGTTATCGGTAGTTAAAAACCCCTGATATCAACGCGCCAGACCTGGTATCCCGGCGGTTTTATTATAATACCTTTTTCCATGGCTGGGAACATGATAGTGTGATCCCAACCACCAGGTATCATTTCCCTATATCGACCTTCACCTCATGCTCGCGGTGGTCATCTATAAGATGTACACGCGCGTCCCCCGACGCGTCACCGTCCACGGTAAGGCCGCTCACAGCGCCACCCGGTCCTACCCTCTTGAAATGTATATGGTAGACGGTCTCCCTGAACCTGTAATGCACCGTATATCCCGCCCATTCATCGGGAACACACGGTTTAAACGCGAGCGTACAGTCCTCAAGCGTTATCCCCAGGATATGTTCGACCACGAGGCGGTACATCCATCCCGCGGAACCGGTGTACCATGTCCATCCGCCTCTTCCCGCATGGGGGCTCGACGCGTAGACATCCGCGGCGACTACATACGGCTCAACCTTGTAGACAGACATCTTTTTCGCGTCAGATCCGTGATTCACCGGATTTATCATCTGGAAAAGTTCCCAGGCCTTCTTTCGGTCTCCCAACAGGATGAACGCTATCACGACCCATACCGCCGCGTGCGTGTATTGGCCTCCATTCTCCCTTATCCCGGGCAAATATCCTTTTATATACCCCGGGTCCATATCTGAAGTATCGAATGGAGGGGCTAGAAGCTGTATAAGCCCGGCATCTTTGTGGACAAGTTTTCTATACACCTGGTCCATGGCTGTTTCCGCCAGTTTTTTGTCCCC includes:
- a CDS encoding autotransporter domain-containing protein produces the protein MYGVCKKTLSLFLSLALGVVLCPADVFAVAATHIGVGATVDPAANDAAYVFDGATGALVFRAGNTTVGNDAGKSIDAAVANTCTVAFYNTTGDITVTGTIGETNAINSSTIDLMQNHTIYFQGDVWMPIGLWNSTTIDLASGVDITGDIANQQASNTTTDLVLHGTNVITGGVGTGGSAVLRTITVDGTGCSITGDTLTENVALAGNTLDVGGIYDQTPAAAGTLSTTVASATSYGHIDVTGDATIDTNTTVSVNVTGYVKTGSALTIVDGNDGGTNGVAADIPVTDNSTILSFTSASAAGDNLVITAATDYVSPAAGSNDAAVAKTLASIDTAGATGDMATVVSELQGLTSATAVDSAYSDLMPAVDDGARSATYDIGVGATQTIVSHMSSIGGGTGVSTGSAEEPNTIWAKGFGNYTDQDKRKGIDGYKSWMMGVVVGYDCLMTEALNIGVGFGYAYSKVDSKQQNVNDTDINCVQGLVYGQYNTPDAVFVDNDNVYADLVGLFGWNWYKGSRDINFGAISRTAEAEYDGQQYQVYGEIGYDYPYEGFIFTPFTSLSWVHLRLDDYTEDGAGSLNLNVDGQEYDKFEQGLGLKAAYPFLWDKVNMKPEVYFKWLHDYMGEQVEVNSAFAGGGPSFTANGSKPDRNTYDVGLSLTAEYLSTTVELGYDLALKDEYISHNGTVTVKYSF
- a CDS encoding GYD domain-containing protein, which produces MAKFLMMGKYSIDAMKGISSARTKKGVNAIKKAGGKVESIYALMGAHDIAIMADFADVAKAMKASIELSKMTGIAFTTSPAVKVDAFDKIVGKK